A region from the Myxococcaceae bacterium JPH2 genome encodes:
- a CDS encoding glycosyltransferase family 39 protein, with translation MGQLSVRAVSETLRRHPVWTGVTLTFLASLLLRWLYLRTAPDRDWPFSIFFYGDSRFFHTAALAWARGTEPEATLPYHPPLFPWFLSLLYRALGEPQGSAYPYKLGLAVLGSGTVALTWAWWRKLLGTGWSLLAAGLYASSFGWLVLSTTYSNEVLYALLLSATCALVLAGPRSWRGALALGAVMGLGTLTRAEHLSLWPFLLGFAWLRRAPSTPPSAWLLRWGVALGVSALVLLPSAVHNARVLRELNERTPQLEPLPEFTPVTVYGPINFAMANHTGATGGFAPDLINQGGHNGQLDATLPAHRHLLLHGYAEGLRWLAEHPSDAASLLGAKLSRWLDGLSLGLGVSNLPAGLSGNRAPVDVFVPDSPGLKWPLALLLLAGMGLSLRAAHRDFLLLTGVVLHRLLITLAFFGYSRGMLAVFPALLPLLLLPLKALAQRREVLAERLCVIATAALLLLWLEAGLASQDMPRRFMATGSTDTVSGRLIQDDWVRVWPRP, from the coding sequence ATGGGGCAGCTCTCCGTGCGCGCCGTGAGTGAGACCCTGCGCCGCCACCCGGTGTGGACCGGCGTGACGCTCACGTTCCTCGCGAGCCTGCTGCTGCGCTGGCTCTACCTGCGCACGGCGCCGGACCGGGACTGGCCCTTCTCCATCTTCTTCTACGGTGACTCGCGCTTCTTCCACACCGCCGCGCTGGCCTGGGCGCGCGGCACCGAGCCCGAGGCCACCCTGCCCTACCACCCGCCCCTGTTCCCGTGGTTCCTGAGCCTGCTGTACCGCGCGCTCGGTGAGCCCCAGGGCAGCGCGTATCCGTACAAGCTGGGCCTCGCGGTGCTGGGCTCGGGGACGGTCGCGCTCACCTGGGCGTGGTGGCGCAAGCTCCTGGGCACGGGCTGGAGTCTGCTCGCGGCCGGGCTCTACGCGTCCAGCTTCGGTTGGCTGGTGCTGTCCACCACGTACAGCAACGAAGTCCTCTACGCGCTGCTGCTCTCCGCCACCTGCGCGCTCGTGCTCGCCGGTCCACGGTCCTGGCGCGGGGCGCTCGCCCTGGGCGCGGTGATGGGACTGGGCACGCTCACCCGCGCCGAGCACCTGTCCCTGTGGCCGTTCCTCCTGGGCTTCGCGTGGCTTCGCCGCGCGCCCTCCACGCCGCCGAGCGCCTGGCTCTTGCGCTGGGGCGTGGCCCTGGGAGTGTCAGCGCTGGTGCTGCTGCCCTCGGCGGTGCACAACGCGCGCGTGCTGCGCGAACTCAACGAGCGCACGCCCCAGCTCGAGCCCCTGCCCGAGTTCACCCCCGTGACGGTGTATGGCCCCATCAACTTCGCCATGGCCAACCACACGGGCGCCACGGGAGGCTTCGCGCCGGACCTCATCAACCAGGGAGGCCACAACGGCCAGCTCGACGCCACCCTGCCCGCGCACCGCCACCTGTTGCTGCATGGCTACGCCGAGGGCCTGCGCTGGCTGGCCGAGCACCCCTCCGACGCCGCGAGCCTGCTGGGCGCCAAGCTCAGTCGGTGGCTGGATGGTTTGAGCCTGGGGCTCGGCGTCTCCAACCTGCCCGCGGGACTGAGCGGCAATCGCGCGCCGGTGGATGTCTTCGTCCCCGACAGCCCCGGGCTCAAGTGGCCCCTGGCGCTGCTGCTGCTGGCGGGCATGGGGCTGTCGCTGCGCGCCGCCCACCGGGACTTCCTCCTGCTCACCGGCGTGGTGCTGCACCGGCTGCTCATCACCCTGGCCTTCTTCGGCTACAGCCGAGGAATGCTGGCCGTCTTCCCGGCCCTGCTCCCCCTGCTGCTGCTCCCCCTGAAGGCCCTGGCCCAGCGGCGGGAAGTGCTCGCCGAGCGCCTGTGCGTGATCGCCACCGCCGCGCTCCTGCTCCTCTGGCTAGAGGCCGGGCTGGCGAGCCAGGACATGCCCCGCCGCTTCATGGCCACCGGCAGCACCGACACCGTCAGCGGACGCCTCATCCAGGACGACTGGGTCCGCGTCTGGCCGCGTCCCTGA
- the tesB gene encoding acyl-CoA thioesterase II — MSRVLDELVSLLKLEPIEENLFRGRSQDLGFRQLFGGQVLGQAVSAASQTVEAERTVHSLHGYFLRPGDAALPVVYTVDRVRDGGSFTTRRVVAIQKGQPIFTLMASFQGDEPGFSHQAPMPDVPPPESLPTDIELLSRQSHLIPERVREKFLCAKPIEMRPVTWVDPFAPERTAPVKHVWFRADGPLPEDPQLHRSVLAYASDFNLIATALHPHGASFMQRNMQMASLDHALWFHGDLRVSDWLLYSMDSPWAGNARGLARGHVFTRDGRLVASVTQEGLLRLRQDKP; from the coding sequence ATGAGTCGCGTGCTGGACGAGCTGGTGTCGCTGCTGAAGCTGGAGCCCATCGAGGAGAACCTGTTCCGAGGGCGCAGCCAGGACCTGGGCTTCCGCCAGCTCTTCGGTGGCCAGGTGCTGGGGCAGGCCGTGTCGGCCGCGAGCCAGACCGTCGAAGCGGAGCGCACCGTGCACTCGCTGCACGGCTACTTCCTGCGCCCCGGCGACGCCGCGCTGCCCGTCGTCTACACCGTGGACCGCGTGCGCGACGGCGGCAGCTTCACCACGCGCCGGGTGGTGGCCATCCAGAAGGGACAGCCCATCTTCACGCTGATGGCCTCGTTCCAGGGCGACGAGCCCGGCTTCTCGCACCAGGCGCCCATGCCCGACGTGCCGCCGCCCGAGTCCCTCCCCACGGACATCGAGCTGCTCAGCCGCCAGTCGCACCTCATCCCCGAGCGCGTGCGCGAGAAGTTCCTGTGCGCCAAGCCCATCGAGATGCGGCCCGTGACGTGGGTGGATCCGTTCGCGCCCGAGCGCACCGCGCCCGTCAAGCACGTGTGGTTCCGCGCGGACGGCCCGCTCCCGGAGGACCCGCAGCTCCATCGCTCGGTGCTGGCGTACGCCTCGGACTTCAACCTCATCGCCACCGCGCTGCATCCGCACGGCGCCAGCTTCATGCAGCGCAACATGCAGATGGCCAGCTTGGATCACGCGCTCTGGTTTCACGGAGACCTGCGCGTGAGCGATTGGCTCCTGTACAGCATGGACAGTCCGTGGGCCGGCAACGCGAGGGGGCTGGCGCGCGGGCATGTCTTCACGCGCGACGGACGGCTCGTCGCCTCGGTGACGCAAGAGGGGTTGCTGCGCCTGCGGCAGGACAAACCCTGA
- a CDS encoding heparin lyase I family protein yields the protein MKKSLLLVESLLVTAALGCGAPELVPSESTYESAGSGSVMASASAALTTQGCTQLSIVAVKASGDDGNGPGNTLDDTMTTRWSSLGKGQWIDYDLGTVQNVNGVSIAWHQGNLRASNFTVSVAPDGSNYTQIYSGKSSGKTTAAETYTFTGRSARRVRITVNGNTLNDWASIAEARACGTGTSPGTGTGTTPSTNPNLVWRGDFETGDRSQWDRTQMVSADRLQVVTSPTREGRYALQATVKQGDDPINASGNRNELVKMTREPVGSEYFYRWSNLFASNYPSAKTWQLFAQWHHEGSDGSPPVEFYVNGEEILLKVGGSGGTIVWRTPLVRNAWQDFIFHVRWSPNSTVGFVELYHNGKLVLPKRAMATQYSGMLNYLKVGLYRNDTIVPVGVVYHDGWVMGRTLQDVLNSTYKVN from the coding sequence ATGAAGAAATCACTTCTGCTGGTCGAGTCGTTGCTTGTCACCGCCGCGCTGGGCTGCGGCGCCCCCGAACTGGTTCCCTCGGAGTCGACGTACGAATCCGCGGGCTCGGGCTCAGTGATGGCGAGCGCCTCCGCGGCGCTCACCACCCAAGGATGCACGCAGCTCTCCATCGTCGCCGTGAAGGCCAGCGGAGACGACGGCAACGGCCCGGGGAACACCCTGGACGACACGATGACGACGCGCTGGAGCAGCCTCGGCAAGGGTCAGTGGATCGACTACGACCTGGGCACCGTCCAGAACGTGAATGGCGTGTCCATCGCGTGGCATCAGGGCAACCTGCGCGCGAGCAACTTCACGGTGTCCGTGGCGCCGGACGGCTCCAACTACACGCAGATCTACAGCGGCAAGAGCTCCGGCAAGACGACCGCGGCCGAGACGTACACGTTCACGGGCCGCTCGGCGCGCCGGGTGCGCATCACCGTCAACGGCAACACCCTCAACGACTGGGCGAGCATCGCCGAGGCTCGGGCCTGTGGCACCGGTACCAGCCCGGGAACGGGAACGGGGACGACGCCGTCGACCAATCCCAACCTCGTCTGGCGCGGCGACTTCGAGACGGGCGACCGCAGCCAGTGGGACCGCACGCAGATGGTGAGCGCGGACCGCCTCCAGGTGGTGACCTCGCCCACGCGCGAAGGCCGCTACGCGCTCCAGGCCACGGTGAAGCAGGGAGACGATCCCATCAACGCCAGCGGCAACCGCAACGAGCTGGTGAAGATGACGCGCGAGCCCGTGGGCTCTGAGTACTTCTACCGCTGGAGCAACCTCTTCGCCTCGAACTACCCGAGCGCCAAGACGTGGCAGCTCTTCGCGCAGTGGCACCACGAGGGCAGTGACGGCTCGCCGCCCGTCGAGTTCTACGTGAACGGGGAGGAGATCCTCCTCAAGGTTGGCGGCAGCGGAGGCACCATCGTCTGGCGCACGCCGCTGGTGCGCAATGCGTGGCAGGACTTCATCTTCCACGTGCGCTGGTCGCCCAACTCCACGGTGGGCTTCGTCGAGCTGTACCACAACGGCAAGCTCGTCCTGCCCAAGCGCGCCATGGCCACCCAGTACTCCGGCATGCTGAACTATTTGAAGGTGGGCCTGTACCGCAACGACACCATCGTCCCCGTCGGCGTCGTCTATCACGACGGCTGGGTGATGGGCCGCACGCTCCAGGACGTCCTCAACAGCACCTACAAGGTGAATTGA
- a CDS encoding sigma 54-interacting transcriptional regulator — MTRPVSAYVPRSERKPLYVKVVTEPSLHGCWAVNISETGIGLIATPRTTSEGPRESEAVEMSFLLPGTGAHVRVRGDVRWRHDMTGAAGMVAALGVSFRAFEGSDGLKLARYLATAHVQVAVAFASAEEARGLRMALEGQATPHFASTLSDAHSLLARGDMAALLVCGNVEEQALELVERLAVLRAEVDPSGAGPPSDLASRIIYCAPAAPERLVALFNTGRIFRALGPEPRVDLVRQAVLQACREHGVRTEQWRMALELERNLLRERALSHAPAGPGRGSDDVGFRSAAMQRVMEMVRLVAPHRVAVLLQGETGTGKEVLARILHRLSGRGDVPLVVQDCGALTETLLESELFGHVKGAFTGAVADHPGLFVLANGGTVFLDEIENTTPNLQAKLLRVLETGDVRPVGGTQVRHVDVRVVAASNRDLGEEVRAGRFRADLFYRLNSFTLDIPPLRDRPEDIPELARAFLDQFNLSLKRSATGVAPDASEVLRGYAWPGNVRELRNVMERAVLLSRPGEVVTRRLLPPGMLSAVPPRGEQSSDGSLRARLHHVERELIREALERHGGVLRRAAVALGMDPVTLGRRARRHGLWKAD; from the coding sequence ATGACAAGGCCGGTTTCAGCCTATGTCCCACGGAGCGAGCGCAAGCCGCTGTACGTGAAGGTCGTCACCGAGCCGTCGCTGCACGGTTGCTGGGCCGTGAACATCAGCGAGACGGGCATCGGCCTCATCGCCACGCCGCGCACGACCTCCGAGGGGCCGCGCGAGAGCGAGGCGGTGGAGATGTCCTTCCTGCTGCCGGGCACGGGCGCGCACGTGCGCGTGCGGGGGGATGTCCGCTGGCGCCACGACATGACGGGCGCGGCGGGGATGGTGGCCGCGCTGGGCGTGAGCTTCCGGGCCTTCGAGGGCTCGGACGGCCTGAAGCTGGCGCGCTACCTGGCCACCGCGCACGTCCAGGTCGCCGTGGCCTTCGCCAGCGCCGAGGAGGCTCGCGGCCTGCGCATGGCGCTGGAGGGACAAGCCACGCCCCACTTCGCCTCGACCCTTTCTGACGCGCACTCGCTCCTGGCGCGCGGGGACATGGCCGCGTTGCTGGTGTGTGGCAACGTCGAGGAGCAGGCCCTGGAGCTGGTGGAGCGCCTGGCCGTCCTGCGCGCCGAGGTGGACCCTTCCGGCGCGGGCCCGCCGAGCGACTTGGCCTCGCGGATCATCTACTGCGCCCCCGCCGCACCGGAGCGGCTGGTGGCCCTGTTCAATACTGGACGCATCTTCCGCGCGCTGGGGCCCGAGCCGCGGGTCGACCTGGTGCGCCAGGCGGTGCTCCAAGCCTGTCGTGAGCACGGCGTGCGCACCGAGCAGTGGCGCATGGCATTGGAGCTGGAGCGCAACCTGCTGCGTGAGCGCGCGCTGTCCCATGCGCCCGCGGGGCCTGGGCGCGGCTCGGACGACGTGGGCTTTCGCAGTGCCGCCATGCAGCGGGTGATGGAGATGGTGCGGCTGGTTGCCCCGCACCGCGTGGCGGTGCTGCTGCAAGGCGAGACAGGCACGGGCAAGGAGGTGCTCGCGCGCATCCTCCATCGCCTCAGCGGGCGCGGTGACGTGCCGCTGGTGGTGCAGGACTGCGGCGCGCTCACCGAGACACTTCTGGAGAGCGAGCTGTTTGGCCACGTGAAGGGCGCCTTCACCGGCGCGGTGGCGGACCACCCCGGCCTCTTCGTGCTGGCCAATGGGGGCACCGTCTTCCTGGATGAAATCGAGAACACCACCCCGAACCTCCAGGCCAAGCTCCTGCGCGTACTGGAGACGGGCGACGTGCGCCCCGTGGGCGGCACGCAGGTGCGGCACGTGGACGTGCGCGTGGTGGCGGCCAGCAACCGCGACCTCGGGGAAGAGGTTCGCGCGGGCCGCTTCCGGGCAGACCTCTTCTACCGCCTCAACAGCTTCACCCTGGACATCCCCCCGCTGCGCGACAGGCCCGAGGACATCCCCGAGCTGGCGCGCGCCTTCCTCGACCAGTTCAACCTGTCCTTGAAGCGCTCCGCCACGGGCGTGGCCCCGGATGCCTCCGAGGTGCTGCGAGGCTACGCGTGGCCGGGCAACGTGCGCGAGCTGCGCAACGTGATGGAGCGCGCCGTGCTGTTGTCTCGGCCGGGGGAGGTGGTGACGCGGCGCCTGTTGCCACCGGGGATGCTCAGCGCGGTGCCGCCGCGCGGGGAGCAATCCAGCGATGGCTCCCTGCGCGCGCGCCTGCACCACGTGGAGCGGGAACTCATCCGCGAGGCGCTGGAGCGCCACGGCGGAGTGCTGCGGCGCGCGGCGGTCGCGCTGGGCATGGACCCCGTCACGCTGGGCCGCCGCGCGCGCCGCCACGGACTCTGGAAGGCGGACTGA